The proteins below are encoded in one region of Telopea speciosissima isolate NSW1024214 ecotype Mountain lineage chromosome 10, Tspe_v1, whole genome shotgun sequence:
- the LOC122643123 gene encoding malonyl-coenzyme A:anthocyanin 3-O-glucoside-6''-O-malonyltransferase-like, producing MAHTNPVKVLEHCNISPPPGSLGNKILPLTFFDIFWLPPYPLVKVLFFYEYSYSMHHFKNTIFPNLKHSLSLTLQHFYPLSGHLVWSQESSEPKFCYIDGDSVCLTLAESDGDFHHISGNHARYVNQFHCLVPTLTPSSMVDPEFSIPLLGLQVTVFPNSGICIGVTASHVALDARTLVHFMKSWASVFRSGVDSLPLDSLPLHNRNVINDRKELKTNYLNEIKKLRGTIEQKSLKVSDNHIVPSDILQATFVVNQNDVKRLRQWILARRKKDEEQTSITPSHLSTYSVICAHTWVCSIKSRSIDGAASKSQDMEEIFAIAMDCRIRDRLDPPVPETYFGNCFTVCVATVKRSDLMGEDGISIAAEAITKAIKKRLDDGVLNGAEYWMSKGSEAVKKEPFAVAGSPRYRIYDTDFGWGRPKKYESLTLGETSISLYDCKDGEGSLEVGVALPKLRMDYFSSIFYKFRET from the coding sequence ATGGCTCATACTAATCCAGTGAAGGTACTGGAGCACTGCAATATCTCTCCACCACCGGGATCTCTTGGAAACAAGATCCTTCCCCTCACCTTCTTCGACATTTTCTGGTTGCCTCCCTATCCCCTTGTGAAGgtccttttcttttatgaatATTCTTACTCTATGCACCACTtcaaaaataccatatttcccAACCTTAAACACTCACTTTCCCTCACACTCCAGCACTTCTATCCTCTTTCTGGGCATTTAGTATGGTCTCAAGAATCATCCGAGCCCAAGTTCTGTTACATTGATGGAGACTCAGTCTGCCTAACCTTGGCAGAATCAGATGGTGATTTCCACCATATCTCAGGCAATCATGCAAGATATGTCAATCAATTCCATTGTCTTGTCCCTACACTTACCCCGTCATCCATGGTTGATCCTGAATTTTCAATTCCACTTTTGGGTTTGCAAGTAACAGTGTTTCCAAACTCCGGCATTTGCATCGGAGTAACTGCTAGTCATGTAGCCCTTGATGCTAGGACCCTTGTCCACTTCATGAAGTCATGGGCATCAGTTTTTAGATCAGGAGTTGATTCATTGCCACTAGACTCTCTGCCATTACATAACAGGAATGTAATAAATGATCGGAAGGAGCTCAAGACGAATTACTTGAATGAGATTAAAAAACTTAGAGGAACCATTGAACAAAAAAGCCTTAAGGTTTCAGACAACCATATAGTCCCATCGGACATTCTCCAGGCAACATTTGTTGTGAACCAAAATGATGTCAAGCGACTGAGACAATGGATCTTGGCTAGACGCAAGAAGGATGAGGAACAGACATCAATTACCCCATCACATCTATCAACATACTCTGTAATTTGTGCCCACACTTGGGTTTGCTCAAttaaatcaagatcaatcgatgGTGCTGCTTCTAAGAGTCAAGATATGGAGGAGATCTTCGCCATTGCTATGGACTGCCGCATCAGGGATCGCCTGGATCCTCCAGTTCCAGAAACATATTTTGGAAATTGCTTTACAGTTTGTGTTGCAACAGTGAAAAGGAGTGACTTAATGGGAGAAGATGGGATCAGCATTGCAGCAGAAGCGATCACAAAGGCAATAAAGAAGCGATTGGATGATGGAGTGTTGAATGGGGCAGAGTACTGGATGTCTAAGGGGAGTGAAGCAGTAAAAAAGGAGCCTTTTGCAGTTGCAGGGTCACCTAGGTATAGAATATATGATACAGATTTTGGTTGGGGAAGGCCAAAGAAGTATGAATCACTCACACTTGGTGAGACAAGTATCTCCCTTTATGACTGCAAAGATGGAGAAGGCAGCCTGGAAGTTGGGGTGGCTTTACCTAAGCTTCGGATGGATtatttttcttctatcttttataaatttcGAGAGACCTAG
- the LOC122643169 gene encoding DNA topoisomerase 2-like, with the protein MAGIKKFPLQTSNNANIPSWNSMAPSSKTIEEIYTKKNPIEHILLRPDTYVGSIGKRPQNLWVYERGEMVYRNVNYVPGLYKIFDEILVNAADNKQRDPSMDSIKVDINVEQNCISVYNNGEGIPIEIHQKEGVYVPELIFGHLLTSSNYDDAIKTTTGGRNGYGAKLTNIYSLEFVIETADGKRKKKYKQRCLSSLLHDLQFNFYKV; encoded by the exons ATGGCCGGAATCAAGAAGTTCCCATTACAGACCAGCAATAACGCCAATATCCCAAGCTGGAATTCCATGGCACCCTCTAGCAAGACCATCGAAGAAATCTACACAAAGAAGAATCCAATTGAACATATCCTTCTCCGACCTGACACCTACGTTGGATCGATCGGGAAACGCCCTCAGAATCTCTGGGTCTACGAAAGAGGGGAAATGGTCTACCGCAACGTCAATTACGTCCCTGGTCTCTACAAGATATTCGATGAAATCCTCGTCAATGCCGCCGACAACAAACAGCGTGACCCATCCATGGATTCAATCAAGGTCGATATAAATGTTGAACAGAACTGTATCAGTGTATATAACAATGGCGAAGGTATTCCGATCGAGATCCACCAGAAGGAAGGGGTTTATGTGCCGGAATTGATTTTTGGGCATCTTTTGACTAGCAGTAATTACGATGATGCAATAAAGACGACGACTGGTGGGAGGAATGGATATGGGGCGAAGCTAACTAATATCTATTCTTTGGAATTTGTTATCGAGACTGCAGATggtaagaggaagaagaaatataaACAG AGGTGTTTGTCTTCATTGTTGCATGATCTACAATTTAACTTCTACAAAGTTTAA